From the Burkholderia mayonis genome, one window contains:
- a CDS encoding trimeric intracellular cation channel family protein has translation MHTLYLIAIVAEAMSGALMGMQRGMDRFGLALVGAVTALGGGTVRDVLLGRYPLTWVAHPEYLLLTLAAATFASMTATHVARLKSLFTTVDALGLAAFSIIGCDVAATVNDSPTVIVLAGAITGVCGGMLRDLLCNEMPLVLRRELYASIALLTGALYVGLKALGAAGGVATVVALVVGFAVRMLAVRRGWRLKAFHTADAG, from the coding sequence ATGCATACGCTCTACTTGATCGCGATCGTCGCGGAAGCGATGTCGGGCGCGCTGATGGGCATGCAGCGCGGGATGGACCGGTTCGGCCTCGCGCTCGTCGGCGCGGTGACCGCGCTGGGCGGCGGCACCGTGCGCGACGTGCTGCTCGGCCGCTATCCGCTGACCTGGGTCGCACACCCCGAATACCTGCTGCTGACGCTCGCCGCGGCGACGTTCGCGTCGATGACGGCGACACACGTCGCGCGGCTGAAGTCGCTGTTCACGACGGTCGACGCGCTCGGACTCGCGGCGTTCTCGATCATCGGCTGCGACGTCGCGGCGACGGTGAACGATAGCCCGACCGTGATCGTGCTCGCGGGCGCGATCACCGGCGTCTGCGGCGGGATGCTGCGCGACCTGCTTTGCAATGAGATGCCGCTCGTGCTGCGCAGGGAGCTGTACGCGAGCATCGCGTTGCTGACGGGCGCGCTGTATGTCGGGCTGAAAGCGCTCGGCGCGGCGGGTGGCGTCGCGACCGTCGTCGCGCTGGTCGTAGGGTTCGCGGTCCGGATGCTTGCGGTGCGGCGCGGCTGGCGCTTGAAGGCATTCCATACGGCCGACGCCGGCTGA
- a CDS encoding heme ABC transporter ATP-binding protein, whose translation MLIADRLHVARAGGVILRDLSIRIAPGCVTALLGRNGAGKSTLLKVLSGDLRIGGAARGATVRGDVTLNSEPVHRIDAPRLARLRAVLPQASQPAFPFSALEIVLLGRYPHTRRTGALALEDSEIASQALALAGASTLGARDVTTLSGGELARVQFARVLAQLWPSGESASAPRYLLLDEPTAALDLAHQHQLLDTVRRLSRDWGIGVLTIVHDPNLAARHADRIAMLADGAIVADGTPADVLRPDLIERCHGFRVRLVDAGDGTAPVIVPA comes from the coding sequence ATGCTGATTGCCGATCGTCTTCACGTCGCACGCGCAGGCGGCGTCATCCTTCGCGACCTGTCGATCCGGATCGCGCCCGGCTGCGTCACCGCACTGCTCGGGCGCAACGGCGCTGGCAAGAGCACGCTGCTCAAGGTGCTCTCGGGCGACTTGCGGATCGGCGGCGCGGCGCGCGGCGCGACCGTCCGCGGCGACGTCACGCTGAACAGCGAGCCCGTCCACCGGATCGACGCACCGCGCCTCGCGCGGTTGCGCGCGGTGCTTCCTCAAGCGTCGCAGCCCGCATTTCCGTTCAGCGCGCTCGAAATCGTGCTGCTCGGCCGCTATCCGCACACGCGCCGCACCGGCGCGCTCGCGCTTGAAGACAGCGAAATCGCGTCGCAGGCGCTGGCGCTCGCGGGCGCGTCGACGCTCGGCGCGCGCGACGTCACGACACTGTCGGGCGGCGAGCTCGCACGCGTGCAGTTCGCGCGCGTGCTCGCGCAGCTCTGGCCATCCGGCGAATCGGCGAGCGCGCCCCGCTACCTGCTGCTCGACGAGCCGACCGCCGCGCTCGATCTCGCGCATCAGCATCAATTGCTCGACACGGTTCGACGCCTGTCGCGCGACTGGGGAATCGGCGTGCTGACGATCGTCCACGATCCGAATCTCGCCGCACGTCACGCGGATCGCATCGCGATGCTCGCGGACGGTGCGATCGTCGCCGACGGCACACCCGCCGACGTGCTGCGTCCGGACCTGATCGAACGCTGTCACGGATTTCGCGTGCGGCTCGTCGATGCGGGCGACGGCACGGCGCCCGTCATCGTGCCAGCATGA
- a CDS encoding FecCD family ABC transporter permease gives MSIATRSPSVDPTPAALRPAFAPSTVAAFRRRRAVWTLAILIAALAVASIAALCVGAFRLAPAQLFDALAAPDARLASDPALRQARAVLLDIRAPRVMLALLVGAGFGAAGAAMQALFRNPLADPGLIGVSSGAALGASALIVLGPLVAAAPVALGFLPVAAFASALAVAAIVYRLAITRDRLALPLLLLAGIAINALAGAAIGLLTYVADDTQLRSLTFWSLGSVGGAQWRMIAAVAPFALVGCALLAGERHALNALQLGETEALHLGVPVQRVKRRVLVGTAMCVGALVSCTGVIGFIGLVAPHCVRLAAGPDQRIMMPGAALLGALLAVAADLAARTLAAPAEIPLGILTALIGAPFFLALLWKRRGALGA, from the coding sequence ATGAGCATCGCTACCCGTTCTCCGTCGGTCGATCCGACGCCTGCCGCGCTCCGCCCGGCATTCGCGCCATCGACCGTCGCCGCCTTCCGCCGACGGCGCGCCGTGTGGACACTCGCCATCCTGATCGCCGCACTCGCCGTCGCATCGATCGCCGCGCTCTGTGTCGGCGCATTCCGGCTCGCGCCCGCGCAATTGTTCGACGCGCTCGCCGCGCCCGACGCACGGCTCGCGAGCGATCCCGCGCTGCGTCAGGCGCGCGCGGTGCTGCTGGATATCCGCGCGCCGCGCGTCATGCTGGCGCTGCTCGTCGGCGCCGGCTTCGGCGCAGCGGGTGCCGCGATGCAGGCGCTCTTTCGCAACCCACTCGCCGATCCGGGCCTGATCGGCGTGTCGAGCGGCGCGGCGCTCGGCGCGTCGGCGCTGATCGTGCTCGGCCCGCTCGTCGCCGCCGCGCCGGTCGCGCTCGGCTTCCTGCCGGTCGCCGCATTCGCCAGCGCGCTCGCGGTCGCGGCGATCGTCTATCGGCTCGCTATCACGCGCGACCGCCTCGCACTGCCGCTGCTGCTGCTCGCCGGCATTGCGATCAACGCGCTCGCGGGCGCGGCGATCGGCCTCCTCACTTACGTCGCCGACGATACGCAGTTGCGGTCGCTGACGTTCTGGAGCCTCGGCAGCGTCGGCGGCGCGCAGTGGCGCATGATCGCCGCCGTCGCACCATTCGCACTCGTCGGCTGCGCGCTGCTCGCGGGCGAGCGGCACGCGCTGAACGCGCTGCAGCTCGGCGAAACGGAGGCGCTGCATCTCGGCGTGCCGGTGCAGCGCGTGAAGCGGCGCGTGCTCGTCGGAACGGCGATGTGCGTCGGCGCGCTCGTGTCGTGCACCGGCGTGATCGGCTTCATCGGGCTCGTCGCGCCGCATTGCGTGCGGCTCGCAGCCGGCCCCGATCAGCGGATCATGATGCCGGGCGCGGCGCTGCTCGGCGCGCTCCTCGCGGTCGCCGCCGATCTCGCCGCAAGAACGCTCGCCGCGCCTGCCGAGATTCCGCTCGGCATCCTGACCGCGCTGATCGGCGCACCGTTCTTTCTCGCACTGCTGTGGAAACGGCGCGGCGCACTGGGAGCATGA
- a CDS encoding heme/hemin ABC transporter substrate-binding protein, protein MSQSSRIDARRRAWLAGTGALVFAAAHPGAFARSPASVPPKRVVAVGGALAETIYALGGARTTRYELVGTDTTCTYPDAARRLPKIGYQRTLSAEGLLSLRPDLVLASAEAGPPAVLSQLKSAGVTVTTFDEAHDVESVRRKIRGIAQALSLQSAGDMLLARFDRDWLAARAAVDATPPRASQRTPARVLFVLNHAGNQALVAGQQTAADAMIRYAGAHNAMQGFDRYKPLTAESLVASAPDVVLISDEGLQAVGGRDALLATPGFAATPAGRARRVVSLDALFLLGFGPRLPQAVAALQRRLNRVLA, encoded by the coding sequence ATGAGCCAGTCGTCGCGCATCGATGCACGCCGTCGCGCATGGCTCGCGGGCACGGGCGCGCTCGTGTTCGCGGCCGCGCATCCGGGCGCGTTCGCGCGCTCGCCGGCGAGTGTGCCGCCGAAGCGCGTCGTCGCGGTCGGCGGCGCGCTCGCCGAAACGATCTACGCGCTGGGCGGCGCGCGAACCACGCGCTACGAGCTCGTCGGCACGGACACCACCTGCACGTACCCGGACGCCGCGCGGCGCTTGCCGAAGATCGGCTATCAACGCACGTTGTCCGCGGAAGGATTGCTGTCGCTTCGGCCCGATCTCGTGCTCGCGTCGGCGGAGGCCGGACCGCCCGCCGTGCTCTCGCAACTGAAGAGCGCCGGCGTGACCGTCACGACATTCGACGAGGCGCACGACGTCGAATCCGTGCGCCGCAAGATTCGCGGAATCGCGCAGGCACTTTCGCTACAGAGCGCGGGCGACATGCTGCTCGCACGCTTTGATCGCGACTGGCTCGCGGCGCGCGCGGCGGTCGACGCCACACCGCCCCGCGCGTCGCAGCGCACGCCTGCGCGCGTGCTGTTCGTGCTCAATCACGCAGGCAACCAGGCGCTCGTCGCCGGCCAGCAGACGGCCGCCGACGCGATGATCCGCTACGCGGGCGCGCACAACGCGATGCAGGGATTCGATCGCTACAAGCCGCTGACCGCCGAATCGCTCGTCGCGTCGGCGCCCGATGTCGTGCTGATCTCGGACGAGGGTCTGCAGGCGGTCGGCGGACGCGATGCGCTCCTCGCGACGCCCGGCTTCGCGGCGACGCCGGCCGGACGCGCGCGGCGCGTCGTCTCGCTCGACGCGCTGTTCCTGCTCGGCTTCGGACCGCGTCTGCCGCAGGCGGTCGCCGCGTTGCAGCGCCGGTTGAATCGCGTGCTGGCTTGA
- a CDS encoding hemin-degrading factor: MMNTAAPASSSNRALAPDELRDAFLHLKETRKLRNRDVAQLLGISEGEALAAFAGERVVRLEPSFVELFEEMPRLGGVMALTRNAAAVHEKDGVFEQMSHDGPVGLALGAIDLRIFYRNWAAGFAVYEPTAHGAMKSLQFFDAQGDAVHKVYLRKHSDHDAFDAFVSRWRMPVQSPAFAVEPAPPAFVERPDGEIDAAALRDAWDAMTDTHQFHGVVRRFGVARTQALRLAGTTRAHRVATDAMRRVLERAVQTRLPIMVFVGNRGMIQIHTGPVTNIRRMGAWINVLDGDFNLHLREDLVASAWAVRKPTSDGIVTSIELFDAAGDNIAMLFGARKPGQPELAGWRELVGALPTIDAASATGAANVPGVTDTEVAR; the protein is encoded by the coding sequence ATGATGAACACCGCCGCTCCCGCCTCTTCGTCGAACCGCGCGCTCGCGCCGGACGAACTGCGCGACGCGTTCCTGCACCTGAAGGAAACCCGCAAGCTGCGCAACCGCGACGTCGCGCAATTGCTCGGCATCAGCGAAGGCGAGGCGCTCGCGGCGTTCGCGGGCGAGCGCGTCGTGCGGCTCGAGCCGAGCTTCGTCGAATTGTTCGAAGAGATGCCGCGCCTGGGCGGCGTGATGGCGCTCACGCGCAACGCGGCCGCCGTGCACGAGAAGGACGGCGTGTTCGAGCAGATGAGCCATGACGGCCCGGTTGGGCTCGCGCTCGGCGCGATCGATCTGCGGATCTTCTACCGCAACTGGGCGGCGGGCTTCGCCGTCTACGAGCCGACCGCGCACGGCGCGATGAAGAGCCTGCAGTTCTTCGACGCGCAAGGCGACGCGGTGCACAAGGTCTATCTGCGCAAGCACAGCGATCACGACGCGTTCGACGCGTTCGTGTCGCGCTGGCGGATGCCGGTGCAATCGCCTGCGTTCGCGGTCGAGCCCGCGCCCCCTGCGTTCGTCGAGCGGCCCGACGGCGAGATCGACGCGGCGGCCCTGCGCGACGCGTGGGACGCGATGACCGACACGCACCAGTTCCATGGCGTCGTGCGCCGCTTCGGTGTCGCGCGCACGCAGGCGCTGCGGCTCGCCGGCACGACGCGCGCGCATCGCGTCGCGACCGACGCAATGCGGCGCGTGCTCGAACGCGCCGTGCAGACGCGGCTGCCGATCATGGTGTTCGTCGGCAATCGCGGGATGATCCAGATCCATACCGGTCCCGTCACGAACATCCGCCGGATGGGTGCGTGGATCAACGTGCTCGACGGGGATTTCAACCTGCATCTGCGCGAGGATCTCGTCGCGTCCGCGTGGGCCGTGAGAAAGCCGACGAGCGACGGCATCGTCACGTCGATCGAGCTGTTCGACGCAGCGGGCGACAACATCGCGATGCTGTTCGGCGCACGCAAGCCGGGACAGCCAGAGCTGGCAGGCTGGCGCGAACTGGTGGGCGCGCTGCCGACGATCGATGCCGCAAGCGCGACGGGCGCGGCGAACGTCCCCGGCGTGACCGATACCGAGGTCGCGCGATGA
- a CDS encoding TonB-dependent hemoglobin/transferrin/lactoferrin family receptor: MARRPLRAALFGAFGIYAAAARAASAASEPAAVAAPPSAASASHAAIAAARIDAQSLDPITVTATRTASAASRTAASVSVITDSDLEEQQSDNIKDALRYEPGVTVRRTAYRPATAALGGGRDGDSSINIRGLEGNRVLLMEDGIRLPSAFSFGPLEAGRGDYADLDTLKRIEILRGPASSLYGSDGLTGAVNFITKDPSDLLSIYRKKTYFSFRPSYDSVDRSVGAAVAAAGGNDRVQGMLIASGRRGHEVDTRGGDNSASTKRTTANPQDVYTESLLGKLTITPTSRDTFKFTAETVRRRIDTNVLSAINPPTTLGLAAHDKLERNRFSIDYDFRDDAARWFQTAHVQFYYQESKQDQDSFETRGGSLSSRSRSNHYSERAFGGSAFAESGFSTGPFAHKLLYGVDGSIDRIKSLRDGTVASPGESFPNKAFPDTDYTLFGAFVQDQIGFGKLLVTPGLRFDAYRLSPTTGDPLFTGKTVSSSDHELSPRVSVLYQVTPALIPYVQYAHGFRTPTPDQVNNSFSNPLYGYTSIGNPNLKPETSDTFEAGLRGTLGTGYGPMRYSVAAFTGRYRNFISQRTIGGSARPNDPLVFQYVNFANARIHGFEGRAEWVMPNGFTLKTAMAFTKGTTQDNGAASEPLDTVNPFSAVFGVRYEPSERWFAQADLLFQAGKRGRDVASDACQKKSCFTPPSSFVVDLRGGYRFNKHVSAYLGIHNLFDRKYWNWSDVRGIAADSNVLDAYTAPGRSVAVSMKVDF, translated from the coding sequence TTGGCGCGGCGGCCGCTTCGCGCCGCGCTGTTCGGCGCTTTCGGCATCTATGCGGCAGCCGCGCGCGCCGCAAGCGCCGCTTCCGAACCTGCTGCCGTCGCCGCACCGCCGTCCGCGGCATCCGCATCGCATGCAGCGATCGCGGCCGCGCGCATCGACGCGCAATCGCTCGATCCGATCACCGTCACCGCGACGCGCACCGCGTCGGCGGCGAGCCGCACCGCGGCGAGCGTATCGGTGATCACCGATTCGGACCTCGAAGAGCAGCAATCCGACAACATCAAGGACGCGCTGCGCTACGAGCCGGGCGTCACCGTGCGCCGCACCGCGTACCGCCCGGCGACCGCCGCGCTCGGCGGCGGCCGCGACGGCGATTCGAGCATCAACATTCGCGGCCTCGAGGGCAACCGCGTGCTGCTGATGGAAGACGGCATCCGGCTGCCGAGCGCGTTCTCGTTCGGTCCGCTCGAAGCGGGCCGCGGCGACTACGCCGATCTCGATACGCTGAAGCGCATCGAGATCCTGCGCGGCCCGGCATCGTCGCTATACGGCAGCGACGGCCTGACGGGCGCCGTCAACTTCATCACGAAAGATCCGTCCGATCTGCTGTCGATCTATCGGAAGAAGACCTACTTCTCGTTCCGGCCGAGCTACGACTCGGTCGACCGCAGCGTCGGCGCGGCCGTGGCGGCGGCGGGCGGCAACGATCGCGTCCAGGGGATGCTGATCGCGTCCGGCCGCCGCGGCCACGAGGTCGACACGCGCGGCGGCGACAACTCCGCAAGCACGAAACGCACGACCGCGAATCCTCAGGATGTCTACACGGAATCGCTGCTCGGCAAGCTGACGATCACGCCGACGTCGCGGGACACGTTCAAGTTCACCGCCGAGACGGTGCGGCGCCGGATCGACACGAACGTGCTGTCGGCGATCAACCCGCCGACGACGCTCGGTCTCGCCGCGCACGACAAGCTCGAGCGCAACCGCTTCAGCATCGATTACGACTTCCGCGACGACGCCGCGCGCTGGTTCCAGACCGCGCACGTGCAGTTCTACTATCAGGAGTCGAAACAGGATCAGGACTCGTTCGAGACGCGCGGCGGCAGCCTGTCGTCGCGTTCGCGCTCGAACCACTACAGCGAGCGCGCGTTCGGCGGCTCCGCGTTCGCCGAGAGCGGCTTCTCGACCGGACCGTTCGCGCACAAGCTGCTGTACGGCGTCGACGGCAGCATCGACCGCATCAAGAGCCTGCGCGACGGCACCGTCGCGAGTCCCGGCGAATCGTTCCCGAACAAGGCGTTTCCGGATACCGACTACACGCTGTTCGGCGCGTTCGTGCAGGATCAGATCGGCTTCGGCAAGCTGCTCGTCACGCCGGGCCTGCGCTTCGACGCGTATCGGCTGAGCCCGACGACGGGCGATCCGCTCTTTACCGGCAAGACGGTCAGCTCGAGCGATCACGAGCTGTCGCCGCGCGTGTCGGTGCTGTACCAGGTGACGCCCGCGCTGATTCCGTACGTGCAATACGCGCACGGCTTCCGCACGCCGACGCCCGATCAGGTCAACAACAGCTTCTCGAATCCGTTGTACGGCTACACTTCGATCGGGAATCCGAACTTGAAGCCCGAGACGAGCGACACGTTCGAAGCGGGCCTGCGCGGCACGCTCGGCACGGGCTATGGGCCGATGCGCTACAGCGTCGCCGCCTTCACCGGCCGCTATCGCAACTTCATCTCGCAGCGCACGATCGGCGGCAGCGCCCGGCCGAACGATCCGCTCGTGTTCCAGTACGTGAACTTCGCGAACGCGCGCATTCACGGCTTCGAAGGACGCGCGGAATGGGTGATGCCGAACGGCTTCACGCTGAAGACCGCGATGGCGTTCACGAAGGGCACGACGCAGGACAACGGCGCGGCGAGCGAGCCGCTCGACACGGTCAATCCGTTTTCCGCCGTGTTCGGCGTGCGCTACGAGCCGAGCGAGCGCTGGTTCGCACAGGCCGACCTGCTGTTCCAGGCGGGCAAGCGCGGCCGCGACGTGGCTTCGGACGCGTGCCAGAAGAAGAGCTGCTTCACGCCGCCGTCGTCGTTCGTCGTCGACCTGCGCGGCGGCTATCGCTTCAACAAGCACGTGAGCGCCTATCTCGGCATTCACAACCTGTTCGACCGCAAGTACTGGAACTGGTCGGACGTGCGCGGCATCGCCGCCGATTCGAACGTGCTCGACGCATACACCGCTCCGGGCCGCAGCGTCGCGGTCAGCATGAAGGTGGATTTCTGA
- a CDS encoding LysR substrate-binding domain-containing protein, which yields MKHLYPNVAELHAFASSAKHLNFSYAARELGLTPSAVSRQIASLEALLGVKLFVREGRNLTLTRAGQVYQARVGGPLREIGNASLELLSAREDSDLLTIASVPTFTTKWLVPRLARFLETAPDVTLSFRRHLAPGDPFPFGLDAAIRYGDGRWEGVQCDYLDGRTFVPVCAPEFAERYALRAPADVAAAPRLVHEQAECAWVAWANRHRVAHMNALAGPRFEQYSVLIQAALAGLGIALVPAFLIRDQLASGTLAQPLDAPVDVDEQGHYLCCAPERLETSESLRRLRAWMLSECGRA from the coding sequence ATGAAGCATCTGTATCCGAACGTCGCCGAGCTGCACGCATTCGCCAGTTCTGCGAAACATCTGAACTTTTCGTACGCGGCGCGCGAGCTCGGCTTGACGCCGAGCGCGGTCAGCCGGCAGATCGCGAGCCTCGAGGCGCTGCTCGGCGTGAAGCTGTTCGTCCGCGAAGGCCGCAACCTCACGCTCACGCGCGCGGGCCAGGTCTATCAGGCGCGCGTCGGCGGACCGCTGCGCGAGATCGGCAACGCATCGCTCGAATTGCTGAGCGCGCGCGAGGACAGCGATCTGCTGACGATCGCGAGCGTGCCGACGTTCACGACGAAATGGCTCGTGCCGCGTCTGGCGCGCTTTCTCGAGACCGCGCCCGACGTCACGCTGAGCTTTCGCCGCCATCTCGCGCCAGGCGACCCGTTTCCGTTCGGGCTCGACGCGGCGATCCGCTATGGCGACGGCCGCTGGGAAGGCGTCCAGTGCGACTATCTCGACGGCCGCACGTTTGTGCCAGTGTGCGCGCCGGAATTCGCCGAGCGCTACGCGCTGCGCGCGCCTGCGGACGTTGCGGCCGCGCCGCGGCTCGTGCATGAGCAAGCCGAATGCGCGTGGGTCGCGTGGGCGAACCGACATCGCGTCGCACACATGAACGCGCTCGCCGGCCCACGCTTCGAGCAGTACTCGGTGCTGATCCAGGCCGCGCTGGCGGGGCTCGGGATCGCGCTCGTTCCGGCATTCCTGATTCGCGATCAGCTTGCGTCCGGCACGCTCGCGCAGCCGCTCGACGCGCCTGTCGACGTCGACGAGCAAGGCCACTATCTGTGCTGTGCGCCGGAACGGCTGGAGACGAGCGAGTCGCTGCGGCGTCTGCGCGCGTGGATGCTGAGCGAGTGCGGGCGTGCTTGA
- a CDS encoding ABC transporter permease has translation MRSPTAPVLAGGIPIRRSSKGRPSFGAVVVNGIVALFALYLLMPIVLLLIGSVGQSWTNTLLPVGFTWRWFAELAADSSFRRAFGVSFAVALACCGLNAIVGVPLAYALHHRAQAGRGIAARVMMLTPIGVPALTLGFGYIVIFGGDALPWLGTLPLMIAAHAVLTLPYLLQTLLSDLRHLDLAKLEACAATLGAPPLRQFFTIVVPNLRQSLFSGLVMVAALSIGEFQVSNLIAGFRYRNFPVVLLQAFYGASGIACAATVVLLLLAVLATFASIHTVQRLK, from the coding sequence ATGCGCTCACCTACCGCCCCGGTGCTCGCCGGCGGTATTCCGATTCGTCGCAGCAGCAAAGGCCGCCCGTCGTTCGGCGCCGTCGTCGTCAACGGCATCGTCGCGCTGTTCGCGCTGTATCTGCTGATGCCGATCGTGCTGCTGCTGATCGGCTCGGTCGGGCAGAGCTGGACGAATACGCTGCTGCCGGTAGGCTTCACGTGGCGCTGGTTCGCCGAGCTGGCCGCCGATTCGAGCTTTCGGCGCGCGTTCGGCGTGAGCTTCGCCGTCGCGCTCGCGTGCTGTGGGCTCAACGCGATCGTCGGCGTGCCGCTCGCCTACGCGCTGCATCACCGCGCGCAAGCGGGACGCGGCATCGCCGCACGCGTCATGATGCTGACGCCGATCGGCGTGCCGGCGCTCACGCTCGGCTTCGGCTACATCGTGATCTTCGGCGGCGACGCGCTGCCGTGGCTCGGCACGCTGCCGCTGATGATCGCCGCGCACGCGGTGCTGACGTTGCCGTATCTGCTGCAGACGCTGCTGAGCGACCTGCGCCATCTCGATCTCGCGAAGCTCGAAGCCTGTGCGGCGACCCTCGGCGCACCGCCGCTGCGACAGTTCTTCACGATCGTGGTGCCCAATTTGCGACAGAGCCTGTTTTCCGGGCTCGTGATGGTCGCCGCACTGTCGATCGGCGAATTCCAGGTATCGAACCTGATCGCGGGCTTTCGCTATCGCAATTTCCCCGTCGTGCTGCTGCAGGCGTTCTACGGCGCGTCCGGCATCGCCTGCGCGGCGACTGTCGTGCTGCTCCTGCTCGCCGTGCTCGCGACGTTCGCATCGATCCACACCGTGCAACGACTGAAGTGA
- a CDS encoding ABC transporter ATP-binding protein, with protein MSLEFDNVSFSYPGAAHGVDAVTLHAQPGELLAVIGRSGSGKSTLLRLSAGLLNGYSGRIAIGGADVAGVPVWRREVGMVFQQYALFPHLSVVDNVAYGLRMRGVTAAERRRRALEMLERVGLAAHAARSTTQLSGGQQQRVALARALVIEPAVLLLDEPLAALDAGIRHQLRDEIRALQRACRATTLFVTHDQDEALSMADRVAIVDGGRVLQVGTPRSLYERPVSTQVARFIGHSTIVRGRVRSSGTVDVRFATLCADTGAHRPGADVDVLVRPEHVEPDPPEHCVNRIGGALGEVRYFGATHRYDFVPHGAAEPLLCEGRVLAARGIAIEPRHLLVLPAATAAQ; from the coding sequence ATGAGCCTCGAATTCGACAACGTCAGTTTCAGCTACCCCGGCGCGGCGCACGGCGTCGACGCCGTCACGCTGCACGCGCAGCCCGGCGAGCTGCTCGCCGTGATCGGGCGCAGCGGTTCCGGAAAATCGACGCTGCTGCGCCTGAGCGCGGGCCTGCTGAACGGCTACAGCGGCCGCATCGCGATCGGCGGCGCCGACGTGGCGGGCGTGCCGGTATGGCGACGCGAAGTCGGCATGGTATTTCAGCAGTACGCATTGTTTCCGCATCTGTCCGTCGTCGACAACGTCGCGTACGGCCTGCGCATGCGCGGCGTCACGGCCGCAGAGCGCAGGCGGCGCGCGCTCGAGATGCTCGAGCGCGTGGGCCTGGCCGCGCATGCGGCGCGCAGCACGACGCAACTGTCGGGCGGCCAGCAACAGCGCGTCGCGCTCGCGCGCGCACTCGTGATCGAGCCCGCCGTGCTGCTGCTCGACGAGCCGCTCGCCGCGCTCGATGCCGGCATCCGGCATCAGCTTCGCGACGAGATCCGCGCATTGCAGCGCGCGTGCCGCGCGACGACGCTGTTCGTCACGCACGATCAGGACGAGGCGCTCAGCATGGCGGACCGCGTCGCGATCGTCGACGGCGGGCGCGTGCTGCAGGTCGGCACGCCGCGCAGCCTGTACGAGCGTCCGGTGTCGACGCAGGTCGCGCGCTTCATCGGCCACTCGACGATCGTGCGCGGCCGCGTGCGGTCGAGCGGCACGGTCGACGTGCGCTTCGCGACGCTATGCGCGGACACGGGCGCGCATCGGCCGGGCGCCGACGTCGACGTGCTCGTGCGTCCCGAGCACGTGGAGCCCGATCCGCCCGAGCACTGCGTGAACCGCATCGGCGGCGCGCTCGGCGAGGTCCGCTACTTCGGCGCGACGCATCGCTACGACTTCGTGCCGCACGGCGCGGCCGAGCCACTCCTGTGCGAAGGCCGCGTGCTCGCCGCGCGCGGCATCGCGATCGAGCCGCGCCATCTGCTCGTACTGCCCGCGGCGACGGCCGCGCAATGA